Proteins found in one Halobaculum sp. MBLA0147 genomic segment:
- a CDS encoding DUF4157 domain-containing protein, which produces MGGKRRDRRRTSSRSSRSDTSSHDESQTTDDTGRAFGRPTLDESLSEAAAYFGREIADRDEYRTLLRYEDRYGNQVREWIDEGMPLDVMGRPSRMERFRERKGTPVPWDVERFVDRSRRYNTDERLRRVRSGGSEDRRAPESLQCVVPSPGRSLGDTVRRGFGDEADEVVERFGAVRIHADAAAAEAAADLDARAFVVGSHVGFARGEFDPSSTAGRRLLAHQLAHAHGNTPGTVSVLPRDGEIETRFGSGGDWTERVETLAERVSNTESVAVRRFSGAPIHVQRRKSAETLRDELDAEREARVERIVERVDEVESVEALLSQLTGQLAGLNHELERRQKIDERIGGGDICFVGYGGPSGQPHFLLQTDKWTEGIGLHGDGMPDLKHVAARHAHPDSEGQWPVEPGVESNDDEELFPHNWGRDEVLNVVRVIVEEGDVGINPGELVYRGPEIDPCSFDAIALVRNTDTGIVRTVYPKVPE; this is translated from the coding sequence ATGGGGGGGAAGAGGCGCGATCGGCGTCGCACCAGCTCGCGGTCGAGTCGCAGCGACACGTCGAGTCACGACGAGAGCCAGACGACCGACGACACCGGTCGAGCGTTCGGTCGTCCGACTCTCGACGAGTCGCTGTCCGAGGCAGCGGCGTACTTCGGCCGCGAGATCGCCGACAGAGACGAGTACAGGACGCTGTTGCGGTACGAGGACCGGTACGGCAACCAGGTGCGCGAGTGGATCGACGAAGGGATGCCACTCGACGTGATGGGCAGACCCTCTCGGATGGAGCGGTTCCGCGAGCGGAAGGGAACACCGGTTCCGTGGGACGTCGAGCGGTTCGTCGACCGGTCCCGTCGGTACAACACGGACGAACGACTCCGGCGGGTCCGGAGCGGGGGCAGTGAGGACCGACGCGCCCCCGAGTCGTTGCAGTGTGTGGTCCCGTCACCTGGACGGTCACTCGGTGACACGGTCCGTCGCGGGTTCGGTGACGAAGCCGACGAGGTGGTCGAGCGGTTCGGTGCCGTCCGTATCCACGCGGACGCGGCCGCCGCCGAGGCGGCGGCCGACCTCGACGCGAGAGCGTTCGTCGTCGGCAGCCACGTCGGCTTCGCTCGCGGCGAGTTCGACCCGTCGTCGACCGCGGGGCGACGACTCCTCGCACACCAACTGGCACACGCCCACGGGAACACGCCGGGGACGGTGTCCGTGCTCCCGCGAGACGGCGAGATCGAGACGAGGTTCGGCAGCGGCGGCGACTGGACGGAGCGCGTCGAGACGCTCGCGGAACGCGTGTCGAACACGGAGAGTGTCGCAGTGCGGCGCTTCTCCGGCGCACCGATCCACGTCCAGCGACGGAAGTCCGCGGAGACGCTCCGCGACGAACTCGACGCGGAGCGCGAGGCTCGTGTCGAGCGAATCGTCGAGCGCGTCGACGAGGTGGAGAGTGTGGAGGCGTTGCTCTCACAGTTGACGGGGCAACTGGCCGGGTTGAACCACGAACTCGAGCGAAGGCAGAAGATCGACGAGCGAATCGGCGGTGGTGACATCTGCTTCGTCGGGTACGGTGGACCGAGTGGTCAGCCACACTTCCTGCTCCAGACCGACAAGTGGACCGAAGGCATAGGGTTGCACGGGGACGGGATGCCCGACCTGAAGCACGTCGCGGCGAGGCACGCCCACCCCGACTCGGAGGGACAGTGGCCCGTCGAACCCGGGGTGGAGTCGAACGACGATGAAGAGTTGTTCCCGCACAATTGGGGTCGGGACGAGGTTCTGAACGTGGTTCGAGTGATCGTCGAGGAGGGTGACGTAGGTATCAATCCGGGAGAACTAGTCTACCGAGGTCCCGAGATCGATCCCTGCTCGTTCGACGCCATCGCGCTCGTTCGGAACACAGACACTGGTATCGTTCGCACAGTGTATCCGAAGGTGCCAGAATGA
- a CDS encoding ornithine cyclodeaminase family protein, giving the protein MKTLLLDSEDVHENADMTELVPAIEDAFAAYENGDAQMPAKSYIDLPQYNGDFRSMPAYMDAGEWDAAGVKWVNVHTDNEDDYGLPTVMGTMIYSDPETAFPLSILDGTELTMKRTGAAAAVATDHLAVPDATSMGIVGAGVQSYTQLRAIASVRPIEEVVISDVDEEAVAAFVDAFDDEFDVRPGSVEEAAACDVLSTVTPVRDPIVPRDALGEHTHVNAMGADAEGKHELADEVLLDAKLVIDDYDQTTHSGEINVPFHEGTLTDADIYAAIGEIVVGDREGRTEDDGITVFDSTGLAIQDVAAAHVVYEHADERDNGYEFDLLGVAE; this is encoded by the coding sequence ATGAAGACGCTCCTGCTCGACAGCGAGGACGTACACGAGAACGCGGACATGACGGAACTGGTGCCGGCCATCGAGGACGCCTTCGCCGCCTACGAGAACGGCGACGCACAGATGCCGGCGAAGTCGTACATCGACCTCCCGCAGTACAACGGCGACTTCCGCTCCATGCCGGCGTACATGGACGCGGGCGAGTGGGACGCGGCCGGCGTGAAGTGGGTCAACGTCCACACGGACAACGAGGACGACTACGGCCTGCCGACGGTGATGGGGACGATGATCTACTCCGACCCCGAGACGGCGTTCCCGCTGTCGATCCTCGACGGGACGGAGCTGACGATGAAGCGGACGGGCGCGGCGGCGGCGGTCGCCACCGACCACCTCGCGGTTCCGGACGCCACGTCGATGGGGATCGTCGGCGCGGGCGTCCAGTCGTACACCCAACTGCGCGCCATCGCCTCCGTCCGGCCCATCGAGGAGGTCGTCATCAGCGACGTGGACGAGGAGGCCGTCGCGGCCTTCGTCGACGCCTTCGACGACGAGTTCGACGTGCGACCGGGCAGTGTCGAGGAGGCCGCGGCCTGTGACGTGCTCTCGACGGTGACACCCGTCCGCGATCCCATCGTCCCGCGCGACGCGCTCGGCGAACACACGCACGTCAACGCGATGGGTGCCGACGCGGAGGGGAAACACGAACTCGCAGACGAGGTGTTGCTGGACGCCAAGCTCGTCATCGACGACTACGACCAGACGACCCACTCCGGCGAGATCAACGTCCCGTTCCACGAGGGGACGCTGACGGACGCGGACATCTACGCCGCCATCGGCGAGATCGTCGTCGGCGACCGCGAGGGCCGGACCGAGGACGACGGGATCACCGTCTTCGACTCGACGGGACTGGCGATCCAGGACGTGGCGGCCGCCCACGTCGTCTACGAGCACGCCGACGAACGCGACAACGGGTACGAGTTCGACCTGCTCGGCGTCGCGGAGTAG
- the mvk gene encoding mevalonate kinase gives MTTSSAPGKVYLFGEHAVVYGEPAVPCAVERRARVTAEPRDDDRVRVDAGDLTLDGFTVTWGGDVDERPDVDAPPKLVAAATRYVDEAVQQTRAAIDDETQGFDITVESDIPLGAGIGSSAAVVVAAIDAATRSVGVELAPETVAERAFQAEYAAQDGQASRADTFCSAMGGAVRVEGDDTRTLDAPPLPFVIGYDGGAGETGELVASVRDLRERHSFAADTVEAIGELTRTGEELLAAAADGGLSTDRLDRLGELMDVDHGLLSALGVSARSLDAMVWAARDGGAHGAKLTGAGGGGCVVALDRTDGTERSLSLTPECEQAFRAELATEGVRVESP, from the coding sequence ATGACGACCAGTTCGGCGCCGGGGAAGGTGTACCTCTTCGGCGAACACGCCGTCGTCTACGGCGAGCCGGCGGTGCCGTGTGCCGTCGAGCGACGGGCGCGCGTGACCGCGGAACCACGCGACGACGACCGAGTCCGCGTCGACGCGGGCGACTTGACACTCGACGGGTTCACCGTCACGTGGGGCGGCGACGTGGACGAGCGGCCGGACGTGGACGCACCGCCGAAACTCGTCGCGGCGGCGACGCGGTACGTCGACGAGGCGGTCCAGCAGACCCGCGCGGCCATCGACGACGAGACGCAGGGGTTCGACATCACCGTCGAGTCCGACATCCCGCTCGGGGCGGGGATCGGCTCCTCGGCGGCCGTCGTCGTCGCCGCCATCGACGCCGCGACGCGGTCGGTCGGCGTCGAACTCGCCCCCGAGACGGTCGCCGAGCGGGCCTTCCAGGCGGAGTACGCCGCCCAGGACGGGCAGGCGTCGCGGGCGGACACCTTCTGTTCGGCGATGGGCGGTGCGGTCCGCGTGGAGGGTGACGACACGCGGACCCTGGACGCGCCGCCGCTGCCGTTCGTGATCGGCTACGACGGCGGCGCGGGCGAGACCGGGGAGCTCGTCGCGAGCGTGCGCGACCTCCGCGAGCGGCACTCCTTCGCCGCCGACACGGTCGAGGCGATCGGCGAGCTGACGCGGACCGGCGAGGAGCTGCTCGCGGCTGCCGCGGACGGCGGGCTGTCGACGGATCGCCTCGACCGACTCGGGGAGTTGATGGACGTCGACCACGGACTGTTGTCCGCGCTGGGTGTGTCCGCACGGTCGCTGGACGCGATGGTGTGGGCCGCCCGCGACGGTGGCGCACACGGCGCGAAGCTGACCGGTGCCGGCGGCGGCGGCTGTGTCGTCGCCCTGGATCGGACGGACGGCACCGAGCGGTCGCTGTCGCTGACGCCCGAGTGCGAACAGGCGTTCCGCGCGGAACTCGCCACGGAGGGCGTCCGCGTCGAGTCGCCGTGA
- a CDS encoding isopentenyl phosphate kinase, producing MLKLGGSVITQKDRAETLDGAALDAAADAVAAALEAGTVDRLVLVHGAGSFGHHHASEHGVTTTEGTTDAGAVTAIHGAMTTLNQFVRARLRERGVPVVPVHPLSAASRDADGELTLSGEPTRTLLSEGFVPVLHGDGVAQTGSGVTILSGDEVVVRLSEALSADRVGLCSSVPGVLDDDESVIDRIDDFDAVASALGASDATDVSGGMAAKVRELLALDAPAHVFGPDALEAFLAGDDVGTRVE from the coding sequence GTGCTCAAACTCGGCGGCTCGGTGATCACCCAGAAGGACCGCGCCGAGACGCTGGACGGTGCGGCCTTGGACGCGGCAGCCGACGCCGTCGCGGCGGCGCTGGAGGCGGGCACCGTCGACCGACTGGTGCTCGTCCACGGCGCCGGCTCGTTCGGGCACCACCACGCGAGCGAACACGGCGTGACGACGACGGAGGGGACCACAGACGCGGGTGCCGTCACGGCGATCCACGGCGCGATGACGACGCTCAACCAGTTCGTCCGCGCACGCCTCCGCGAGCGCGGCGTCCCGGTCGTTCCGGTCCACCCGCTGTCGGCCGCGAGTCGCGACGCCGACGGCGAGCTCACCCTCTCGGGAGAGCCGACGCGAACGCTGCTGTCGGAGGGGTTCGTCCCCGTGTTACACGGCGACGGCGTCGCACAGACGGGCTCCGGGGTGACGATCCTCTCCGGCGACGAGGTGGTCGTGCGGCTGTCGGAGGCGCTGTCCGCGGACAGAGTCGGGCTGTGCTCGTCGGTGCCGGGCGTGTTGGACGACGACGAGAGCGTGATCGACCGGATCGACGACTTCGACGCCGTCGCGTCGGCGTTGGGTGCCAGCGACGCCACGGACGTGAGCGGCGGGATGGCGGCGAAAGTCCGGGAACTGCTCGCGCTCGACGCGCCGGCACACGTGTTCGGCCCCGACGCGCTGGAGGCGTTCCTGGCGGGCGACGACGTAGGGACCCGCGTCGAGTGA
- a CDS encoding METTL5 family protein: MQKRAVERALADVASFADPEASLEQYPTPTDVAAHLCHVAAMRGDVADALVVDLGAGTGRLALAAALYEPAAVVGVEFDADALATARRNERRVDPPTPVWWLRADASRSPLCLGGLDGLEDLGDLGDLDGLEDLGERQSDTTDDEEATTPARVTVVANPPFGAQTGNEHADRAFLETVAATAGECSLPVVSYTLHNEGSASFVESFVEDAGGRVTDAFAVTLDLNAQFAHHTADRVQIQTELFRVAWTD; the protein is encoded by the coding sequence GTGCAGAAACGCGCGGTCGAACGGGCGTTGGCGGACGTGGCGTCGTTCGCCGACCCGGAGGCGTCGCTCGAACAGTACCCGACACCGACGGACGTGGCGGCACACCTCTGTCACGTCGCGGCGATGCGCGGCGACGTGGCCGACGCACTCGTCGTCGACCTGGGCGCCGGCACCGGTCGGCTCGCGCTCGCGGCGGCGCTGTACGAGCCGGCCGCGGTCGTCGGCGTGGAATTCGACGCCGACGCGTTGGCGACCGCCCGCCGCAACGAACGCCGCGTCGACCCGCCGACGCCGGTGTGGTGGCTCCGCGCCGACGCCTCGCGGTCGCCACTGTGTCTCGGCGGACTCGACGGGCTCGAGGACCTCGGCGACCTCGGCGATCTCGACGGGCTCGAGGACCTCGGCGAACGCCAGTCGGACACGACCGACGACGAGGAGGCGACGACGCCCGCTCGTGTCACGGTCGTCGCGAACCCACCGTTCGGTGCACAGACGGGGAACGAACACGCCGACCGCGCGTTCCTGGAGACCGTGGCGGCGACGGCGGGCGAGTGCTCGCTCCCGGTGGTCTCGTACACGCTCCACAACGAGGGGAGTGCGTCGTTCGTCGAGTCGTTCGTCGAGGACGCCGGGGGACGGGTGACGGACGCCTTCGCCGTCACGCTCGACCTCAACGCCCAGTTCGCCCACCACACCGCCGACAGGGTCCAGATCCAGACGGAACTGTTCCGCGTCGCGTGGACGGACTGA
- a CDS encoding transcription initiation factor IIB family protein — protein sequence MEGPSRQRTRETETEQETESDESVECPECGSDDVVMDADQGELVCDDCGLVLDERQIDRGPEWRAFNHSERQSKSRVGAPVTETMHDKGLTTTIDWKDKDAYGRSLSSEKRSQMHRLRKWQERIRTKDAGERNLQFALSEVDRMASALGVPRSVREVASVIYRRALKEDLIRGRSIEGVATAALYAACRQEGIPRSLDEVAEVSRVEQKEIGRTYRYISQELGLELKPVDPKQFVPRFASSLGLSEETQAKATEIIDVSAEQGLLSGKSPTGFAAAAIYAASLLCNEKKTQREVAEVAQVTEVTIRNRYQEQIEAMGFR from the coding sequence ATGGAAGGTCCCAGCCGCCAGCGGACGCGCGAGACCGAGACGGAACAGGAGACGGAGTCCGACGAGTCCGTCGAGTGTCCCGAGTGTGGGTCCGACGACGTGGTGATGGACGCAGACCAAGGCGAGTTGGTCTGTGACGACTGTGGGCTGGTGTTGGACGAGCGCCAGATCGACCGGGGACCGGAGTGGCGGGCGTTCAACCACTCCGAGCGGCAGTCGAAGTCCCGCGTCGGGGCCCCGGTGACGGAGACGATGCACGACAAGGGGCTGACGACCACCATCGACTGGAAGGACAAAGACGCCTACGGGCGGTCGCTGTCCTCGGAGAAGCGGTCCCAGATGCACCGCCTGCGGAAGTGGCAGGAACGCATCCGGACGAAAGACGCCGGCGAACGAAACCTCCAGTTCGCGCTCTCGGAGGTCGACCGGATGGCGTCCGCGCTCGGCGTCCCGCGCTCGGTACGGGAGGTCGCCTCGGTGATCTACCGACGAGCGCTCAAGGAGGACCTGATTCGCGGCCGCTCCATCGAGGGTGTCGCGACGGCGGCGCTGTACGCCGCCTGTCGCCAGGAGGGGATTCCGCGCTCGCTCGACGAAGTCGCGGAGGTGTCTCGCGTCGAACAGAAGGAGATCGGACGGACGTACCGCTACATCTCGCAGGAACTCGGCTTGGAGCTGAAACCCGTCGACCCGAAGCAGTTCGTCCCGCGGTTCGCCTCCTCGCTGGGCCTCTCCGAGGAGACACAGGCGAAGGCGACGGAGATCATCGACGTGTCGGCCGAACAGGGGCTGCTCTCCGGGAAGTCCCCGACCGGCTTCGCCGCGGCGGCTATCTACGCCGCCTCGCTGTTGTGCAACGAGAAGAAGACCCAACGCGAGGTCGCCGAAGTCGCACAGGTGACGGAGGTCACCATCCGGAACCGCTACCAGGAACAGATCGAGGCGATGGGCTTCCGCTGA
- a CDS encoding flippase activity-associated protein Agl23: MSERPDRVVAVVAAVTVVALLARLVALDARPFHWSEGRVGFWALRFAETGVFDYRPVAGGPLVYVLARWAIELGGVSDGAVRVPVAVIGGLAPLAALLFRGALDDGETVALAALLGVEPLFVYYSRFLRGDVPAAVFGLVVVGGLVRYATHDDRRGLYLAAGSLAAAVGASGFGFAYPLVWLLGGLFALDEARVRRRPAEAVATVRHLADAVAERATPLARGAFVFLGVWFVLFAPRTAGLAPGLYDPLQWVGAAGPAFQGAVEEFVGYRIVYRLNPRTPGRHGLVEYAVGIVRTLVTATPVLLAAGFVGFFSERYRDDTRRLVAFGGYATLWGLLVFAVAASEPYPWVAVHLVPFVAIPAAVGLTRGVRALRVRVSARDYGRVTLAVALVVAAVAAGGVPVADAYDAPERGSPLAQYGQPTDDPATMLPAVERAIRGNEGVDVLYVAPRFHTRNEYDQPPIAAIDQSSWGNRLPLPWYFERVDAETDTAFNASYVPTERPPVVVTTPRYEDRVAEYLGGGYSRSRLQTALFRQEVTVFVRQES, from the coding sequence ATGTCGGAGCGCCCGGACCGTGTCGTCGCCGTGGTCGCCGCCGTGACGGTCGTCGCTCTCCTCGCGCGCCTCGTCGCGTTGGACGCCAGGCCGTTCCACTGGAGCGAGGGCCGCGTCGGGTTCTGGGCGCTCAGGTTCGCCGAGACGGGTGTGTTCGACTACCGGCCGGTCGCCGGTGGGCCGCTCGTGTACGTGCTGGCGCGGTGGGCGATCGAACTCGGTGGCGTCTCCGACGGAGCCGTTCGCGTCCCCGTCGCCGTGATCGGCGGACTCGCCCCGCTGGCGGCGCTGTTGTTCCGTGGCGCGTTGGACGACGGCGAGACGGTCGCACTGGCGGCGCTGTTGGGCGTGGAACCGCTGTTCGTCTACTACTCGCGGTTCCTGCGCGGCGACGTGCCGGCGGCCGTGTTCGGGCTCGTCGTCGTCGGTGGGCTCGTCCGCTACGCGACCCACGACGACCGCCGCGGCCTGTACCTCGCGGCTGGGTCGCTCGCGGCGGCCGTCGGCGCCTCCGGGTTCGGGTTCGCGTACCCGCTCGTGTGGCTCCTCGGTGGGCTGTTCGCACTCGACGAGGCGCGGGTGCGTCGACGGCCCGCCGAGGCTGTCGCGACGGTGCGACACCTCGCCGATGCGGTCGCCGAGCGGGCGACGCCGCTCGCTCGTGGGGCGTTCGTCTTCCTCGGGGTGTGGTTCGTGTTGTTCGCGCCACGGACGGCGGGACTCGCACCGGGGCTGTACGATCCGCTCCAGTGGGTCGGCGCCGCCGGCCCCGCCTTCCAGGGAGCCGTCGAAGAGTTCGTCGGCTACCGGATCGTCTACCGACTCAACCCGCGGACGCCCGGCCGGCACGGACTCGTGGAGTACGCCGTCGGGATCGTTCGGACACTCGTGACGGCGACGCCGGTCCTCCTCGCGGCGGGGTTCGTCGGCTTCTTCTCGGAACGGTACCGCGACGACACGCGCCGACTCGTCGCGTTCGGTGGGTACGCGACACTGTGGGGACTGTTGGTGTTCGCCGTCGCGGCGAGCGAGCCGTACCCCTGGGTGGCCGTCCACCTCGTCCCGTTCGTCGCGATCCCCGCCGCGGTCGGGCTCACACGTGGGGTGCGTGCACTCCGGGTCCGCGTGTCCGCTCGCGACTACGGGCGGGTGACGCTGGCCGTCGCACTCGTCGTCGCCGCCGTCGCCGCCGGCGGCGTGCCGGTCGCGGACGCCTACGACGCCCCAGAACGCGGCTCGCCGCTGGCACAGTACGGCCAGCCGACGGACGATCCGGCGACGATGCTCCCCGCCGTCGAACGCGCGATCCGTGGGAACGAGGGCGTCGACGTGTTGTACGTCGCGCCGCGGTTCCACACCCGGAACGAGTACGATCAGCCGCCCATAGCCGCCATCGACCAGAGCAGCTGGGGGAACCGCCTCCCGCTCCCGTGGTACTTCGAACGCGTCGACGCGGAGACGGACACGGCGTTCAACGCCTCGTACGTCCCGACCGAGCGGCCACCGGTCGTCGTCACCACTCCGCGGTACGAAGATCGGGTCGCCGAGTACCTCGGCGGCGGCTACTCGCGGAGTCGACTACAGACCGCGCTGTTCCGCCAGGAGGTCACCGTGTTCGTCCGGCAGGAGTCGTGA
- a CDS encoding ArsR family transcriptional regulator, with product MSDPGRGTTDRGSSSADHATDEAGSVESTGDESDEPAGVESADDEAGESAETGSRLDGAGEGAREELRDAAQRVGETATSAADGFDERLVDLLSWVLDTETRARIYTYLRRVPGSTSAEIADGTDLYPSTVREALAGLHDDGFVTRCKRVATGAGNNPYEYEAIPPAELVDAVVDDVQSGLNAVFNIDERLGRDESDHSEPVRITVEREGDAGETDRVGTDDPSEE from the coding sequence ATGAGTGATCCAGGACGGGGGACCACGGATCGGGGGAGTTCGAGCGCCGACCACGCCACCGACGAGGCCGGGAGCGTCGAGTCGACCGGTGACGAGTCGGACGAGCCGGCAGGGGTGGAGTCTGCCGACGACGAGGCCGGCGAGTCCGCGGAGACGGGGAGCCGGCTCGACGGCGCCGGCGAGGGTGCCCGCGAAGAGCTCAGAGACGCGGCCCAGCGTGTCGGGGAGACGGCGACGAGCGCCGCCGACGGGTTCGACGAGCGACTGGTCGACCTCCTCTCGTGGGTGCTCGACACGGAGACGCGGGCCCGGATCTACACGTACCTGCGTCGCGTACCGGGGTCGACGAGTGCGGAGATCGCCGACGGGACGGACCTGTACCCCAGCACGGTCCGCGAGGCGCTGGCGGGACTCCACGACGACGGGTTCGTCACCAGGTGTAAGCGGGTCGCGACCGGCGCGGGGAACAACCCCTACGAGTACGAGGCGATCCCGCCGGCGGAACTCGTCGACGCGGTCGTCGACGACGTGCAGTCCGGCCTGAACGCGGTGTTCAACATCGACGAGCGGCTCGGTCGCGACGAGAGCGACCACTCGGAACCGGTCCGGATCACCGTCGAACGCGAGGGGGACGCCGGGGAGACGGACCGCGTCGGCACCGACGATCCGAGCGAGGAGTGA
- a CDS encoding phosphopantetheine adenylyltransferase: MDVALGGTFDPIHDGHRALFERAFELGDVTVGLTSDELAPRTRHVDRYVRSFEDRRADLAAELDRLAGEYDSTYTIRELTEPTGIAVEPQFDVLIVSPETESGGERINERRRERGHDPLEIEVVDHVAAADGERISSTRIVRGEIDEHGNLTPERDGRESTRPE, encoded by the coding sequence ATGGACGTGGCGCTGGGTGGGACGTTCGACCCGATCCACGACGGTCACCGCGCGTTGTTCGAGCGCGCCTTCGAGTTGGGGGACGTGACGGTCGGACTCACCTCCGACGAACTCGCTCCGCGGACGCGACACGTCGACCGGTACGTGCGGTCGTTCGAGGACAGACGTGCGGACCTGGCGGCGGAACTCGACCGCCTCGCGGGCGAGTACGACTCCACGTACACGATCCGCGAGTTGACGGAGCCGACCGGGATCGCCGTCGAACCGCAGTTCGACGTGTTGATCGTCTCGCCGGAGACGGAGTCGGGTGGCGAGCGGATCAACGAGCGGCGCCGCGAACGCGGGCACGACCCGCTGGAGATCGAGGTGGTCGACCACGTCGCGGCCGCGGACGGCGAGCGGATCTCCTCGACGCGGATCGTTCGCGGCGAGATCGACGAACACGGGAACCTCACGCCGGAGCGAGACGGTCGCGAGTCGACGCGACCGGAGTGA
- a CDS encoding transcription initiation factor IIB family protein: MYRASDEVDNETHLADMRRAAESLDLPAEARTNATELFLTNVPEEERSKPAVAAAAVYAGSLVAGAERSQTAVAEAMDVTRLSVQNHWKRLLEDAGFQPPDW; the protein is encoded by the coding sequence GTGTACAGAGCCAGTGACGAAGTGGACAACGAGACCCACCTCGCCGACATGCGCCGGGCGGCCGAGTCGCTGGATCTCCCGGCCGAGGCGCGGACGAACGCCACCGAACTGTTCTTGACGAACGTCCCCGAGGAAGAGCGCTCGAAACCGGCCGTCGCGGCCGCGGCCGTCTACGCCGGCTCGCTCGTCGCCGGCGCCGAACGCTCACAGACTGCCGTCGCCGAGGCGATGGATGTCACGCGGCTCTCCGTCCAGAACCACTGGAAGCGACTCCTCGAAGACGCCGGGTTCCAACCGCCCGACTGGTGA
- a CDS encoding erythromycin esterase family protein: MTDHTTDDGTDATDDRRDATDDETDATTTETTRSNDVEPDTTEDVDPDTEIGERVLRGLADHVTPLETTDPTAPRDDLDAFPESVLDAQIVGLGEATHGTREFFQFKDRLIRHLVADRGVRLVCLEANAPETLALNRYVVHGEGDPAAGLAGVYFWTWQVEAVRDLLEWLRSFNEGRPVADRVRFHGLDVQYTAGAVDRLERLLETVAPETCEELADDLATLHDDGERVDEADHSDAREAALARVRDRLGGAADTDSCLSDPDGDWAAATSDPDAMAATDLHLCLETLGGAVEYKRRVADWRAARESVDSTDDADDGRADESDDDRAAESNHESAEAAAMAALLGTRDEVMADLVDTMLDRTGAERAVIWGHDAHVNRDRSGLRDRDLSGTSLGSELADRYGQDYRAVGFAWGHGAFQAIGPSALAPDGSESGTTVSGSQDDGSDDGAGESEDGPSLDHDLAVWETDGPPANSLDAALAAAGHDVSVLDVRGAAGDERVRDWLDTPQRHRSVGATYDPREPETYVVTYPYPDAFDAVVFVDETTAARPLDGRD; the protein is encoded by the coding sequence ATGACAGACCACACGACTGACGACGGAACAGACGCGACCGACGACAGAAGAGACGCGACGGACGACGAAACAGACGCGACGACCACCGAGACGACCCGATCGAACGACGTCGAACCGGACACGACGGAGGATGTCGATCCGGACACCGAGATCGGTGAACGGGTCCTGCGCGGGCTCGCCGACCACGTCACACCACTGGAGACGACCGACCCGACCGCGCCGCGCGACGACCTCGACGCGTTCCCGGAGTCGGTGCTGGACGCCCAGATCGTCGGACTCGGCGAGGCGACCCACGGCACGCGGGAGTTCTTCCAGTTCAAAGACCGACTGATCCGCCACCTCGTCGCCGACCGCGGCGTGCGCCTCGTCTGTCTGGAGGCGAACGCTCCCGAGACACTGGCGTTGAACCGCTACGTCGTCCACGGCGAGGGTGACCCAGCCGCCGGACTCGCGGGCGTCTACTTCTGGACGTGGCAGGTCGAGGCGGTGCGGGATCTGCTGGAGTGGCTCCGCTCGTTCAACGAGGGACGGCCGGTGGCGGACCGCGTGCGGTTCCACGGACTCGACGTGCAGTACACCGCCGGCGCGGTCGACAGACTGGAGCGACTGTTGGAGACCGTCGCTCCCGAGACGTGCGAGGAACTCGCCGACGATTTGGCGACGCTCCACGACGACGGCGAGCGGGTCGACGAGGCAGACCACTCCGATGCTCGCGAGGCCGCACTGGCGCGTGTCCGGGACCGTCTCGGTGGCGCCGCCGACACGGATTCGTGCCTCTCCGACCCAGACGGCGACTGGGCCGCCGCCACGTCGGACCCCGACGCGATGGCCGCGACCGATCTCCATCTCTGTCTCGAGACGCTCGGCGGGGCGGTGGAGTACAAGCGTCGCGTCGCCGACTGGCGTGCGGCACGGGAGAGTGTGGACTCGACAGACGACGCGGACGACGGACGAGCCGACGAGTCGGACGACGACCGGGCAGCAGAGTCGAACCACGAGTCGGCAGAGGCGGCTGCGATGGCGGCGCTGCTCGGGACCCGCGACGAGGTGATGGCGGACCTCGTCGACACCATGTTGGACCGCACCGGCGCGGAGCGGGCGGTGATCTGGGGTCACGACGCGCACGTGAACCGCGACCGGAGCGGCCTCCGCGACCGCGACCTGTCGGGCACCTCCCTCGGGTCGGAACTCGCGGACCGTTACGGCCAGGACTACCGCGCCGTCGGGTTCGCCTGGGGTCACGGCGCGTTCCAGGCGATCGGACCGAGCGCGCTCGCACCAGACGGCAGCGAGTCTGGAACCACGGTCTCTGGCTCACAGGACGACGGGTCAGACGACGGTGCTGGGGAGTCCGAAGACGGGCCGTCGCTCGACCACGACCTCGCCGTCTGGGAGACGGACGGGCCACCGGCGAACTCACTGGACGCCGCACTCGCCGCGGCGGGCCACGACGTGTCCGTCCTCGACGTACGTGGAGCGGCGGGAGACGAGCGGGTTCGTGACTGGCTGGACACGCCCCAGAGACACCGATCCGTCGGGGCGACGTACGACCCACGCGAGCCGGAGACGTACGTCGTCACGTATCCGTACCCGGACGCCTTCGACGCCGTGGTGTTCGTCGACGAGACGACCGCCGCGCGACCGCTGGACGGTCGGGACTGA